One segment of Castanea sativa cultivar Marrone di Chiusa Pesio chromosome 3, ASM4071231v1 DNA contains the following:
- the LOC142627545 gene encoding putative serine/threonine-protein kinase PBL12 has product MEVETRKPFIYNDAFLEHRERVIQRDRLAPPRVLPVHKSLPSIGSHKPLLFSMEELADMTDNFNEKNLIGETLFTKLYRGTIRHGWLPFEDWVVTVKIWDYFLETSSHLDGTESFNEEVMFLTQPSAKQHPNVVNLLGYCNRRYLEAVVYDLNPLDTVRNLATTGSLTWLQRIKVALGFARALEFLHDPKKPYLVRNINAAHIILDQDCNPKIFDFSLMSGGILGKLTRPKEKLLTVGYDDPEFFPLGGPEEGGFEVTYHDVFSYGVVLLGLITKRIMDTENIQTTTLVYRWAWRQYRPNRYLVHESLVEDPGFFASDGIMITELAMRCIQRELDKRPSMKDVVKRLEGLQAVQLHGNVVGM; this is encoded by the exons ATGGAAGTGGAAACCAGGAAACCGTTTATCTACAATGATGCTTTTCTTGAACATAGAGAGCGAGTTATACAACGCGACCGTCTCGCTCCACCCCGCGTTTTGCCTGTCCATAAATCTCTTCCTTCCATTG GATCTCACAAGCCGCTCTTATTTTCAATGGAAGAATTGGCAGATATGACTgacaattttaatgaaaaaaatttgattggAGAAACCTTATTTACCAAACTGTACCGTGGGACAATCCGACATGGCTGGCTTCCTTTTGAAGATTGGGTTGTCACTGTGAAGATTTGGGATTATTTTCTAGAAACATCGTCTCACCTCGACGGAACTGAAAGCTTTAAT GAAGAAGTAATGTTTTTAACACAACCAAGTGCAAAACAACATCCAAACGTGGTAAATTTGTTAGGCTATTGTAATAGACGCTACCTTGAAGCTGTTGTTTATGACCTCAATCCTTTGGATACTGTTCGTAACTTGGCTACCACAG GTAGTCTTACTTGGCTTCAAAGGATTAAAGTGGCTCTTGGATTTGCTCGCGCACTTGAATTTCTTCATGATCCAAAAAAGCCCTATTTAGTGCGCAACATTAACGCAGCTCATATAATTCTTGATCAA GATTGCAACCCAAAGATATTTGACTTTTCACTCATGAGTGGAGGTATTCTTGGTAAGCTGACTCGCCCCAAAGAGAAATTGTTGACTGTTGGCTATGATGATCCAGAATTCTTCCCCTTAG GTGGACCAGAGGAAGGTGGATTTGAGGTAACTTACCACGATGTCTTCTCTTATGGCGTTGTTCTCCTGGGGCtaataacaaaaagaattaTGGACACGGAAAATATTCAGACAACTACTTTGGTTTACCGTTGGGCCTGGAGGCAGTATAGGCCTAATCGATATCTTGTGCATGAAAGCCTTGTTGAAGACCCTGGCTTTTTTGCTTCTGATGGAATAATGATAACTGAGCTTGCCATGCGCTGCATTCAAAGGGAACTTGATAAGCGTCCTTCCATGAAGGATGTTGTCAAGCGTCTTGAGGGTTTACAAGCTGTTCAACTTCATGGCAATGTAGTTGGAATGTAA